Proteins encoded by one window of Chryseobacterium aquaeductus:
- a CDS encoding endonuclease/exonuclease/phosphatase family protein — protein sequence MKKFLSMVAVILSVLAFSQQGKVKRVATIGFLNVENLWDTIRSADYIDGTKDKTNPAFHRSIPLDSINFLEAEKYSGQWSDGLLEGKKVIRYQSGSEEFTPASGKNYNTKIYKKKLENAAKVIAELGSQYTKTAPVVVGLIEVENRQVIQDLIKQPSLSKYNYGIVHYNSYDSRGIDVALIYQKRRFTLTNSLKKELKMYSSTGKREYTRDILVVTGLLDNEKVAFFMNHWPSRRGGEAISLPKRNAAAALLKQQMDSIRTEDPETKLFAMGDFNDDPVSESLKNHLKAVGSEKDLNEEKPYLNLMYPLYKKGVASLAYQDAPNLFDQIIVSKNLVLDKNPKEYSIYKAEIYAPAYLVNKEGNYKGYPFRSWNGDQFTGGYSDHFPAFVIVQKEP from the coding sequence ATGAAAAAGTTTTTATCTATGGTAGCCGTCATTTTGTCGGTGCTGGCATTTAGCCAGCAAGGAAAAGTAAAAAGAGTGGCAACTATAGGATTTCTAAATGTTGAAAACCTTTGGGACACCATTCGGTCTGCCGATTATATCGATGGCACAAAAGACAAAACCAATCCGGCTTTCCACAGAAGTATTCCTTTAGATTCAATAAATTTTTTGGAAGCTGAGAAATACAGCGGACAATGGAGTGATGGTTTATTGGAAGGTAAGAAAGTGATAAGATACCAAAGCGGATCTGAAGAATTCACTCCAGCAAGCGGAAAAAACTATAATACTAAGATTTACAAGAAAAAACTTGAAAATGCAGCAAAAGTGATTGCGGAATTAGGTTCTCAATACACAAAAACCGCTCCTGTTGTCGTGGGACTTATTGAAGTAGAAAACAGACAGGTAATACAAGATCTTATAAAGCAACCTTCTTTATCTAAATACAACTATGGAATCGTGCATTATAATTCTTATGATTCCCGAGGAATTGATGTGGCATTAATTTATCAAAAAAGAAGATTTACGCTAACCAACTCTCTAAAAAAAGAACTAAAAATGTATAGTTCGACTGGAAAAAGAGAATATACACGAGATATTTTGGTCGTTACAGGACTTTTAGACAACGAAAAAGTAGCGTTTTTTATGAATCACTGGCCATCCAGAAGAGGTGGTGAGGCAATCTCTTTACCAAAAAGGAATGCTGCTGCTGCATTGTTAAAGCAACAAATGGACAGTATCCGAACGGAAGATCCTGAGACCAAACTCTTTGCAATGGGAGATTTTAATGATGATCCTGTAAGTGAAAGTTTGAAAAATCATCTTAAAGCTGTCGGTAGCGAAAAAGATCTAAATGAAGAAAAACCTTATTTAAATTTAATGTACCCTTTGTATAAAAAAGGAGTTGCGTCATTAGCTTATCAGGATGCACCTAATTTATTTGATCAGATTATTGTATCTAAAAATTTAGTTTTAGATAAAAACCCCAAAGAATATTCTATCTACAAGGCTGAAATTTACGCTCCGGCATATTTGGTAAATAAAGAAGGAAATTACAAAGGCTACCCTTTCCGATCCTGGAACGGCGATCAATTTACAGGTGGTTACAGCGACCATTTTCCGGCGTTTGTAATTGTACAGAAAGAACCTTAA
- a CDS encoding DUF6146 family protein, protein MRNLILVVFILFIPFGSFAQDNPKNDKEEPAMKPEKNDEGEWELTVIDTQFDYFLNAIARPVSQYSESSLKNRNRILVTEWNSYYMSGRYRNVIESMIDYDPREDYGIKFEYKLYQVFAYVSWKYKLRMNGLGAADSFR, encoded by the coding sequence ATGAGAAATTTAATTTTAGTAGTATTCATACTTTTCATTCCTTTTGGCTCATTTGCACAAGACAATCCTAAAAATGATAAAGAAGAGCCGGCGATGAAGCCCGAGAAAAATGATGAAGGCGAATGGGAACTTACGGTCATCGACACGCAGTTTGATTATTTTCTGAATGCCATAGCAAGACCAGTGAGTCAATATTCTGAAAGCTCTTTAAAGAACAGAAATAGAATTTTAGTCACAGAATGGAATTCTTATTATATGTCGGGCAGATACAGAAACGTTATAGAATCTATGATAGATTATGATCCAAGAGAGGATTACGGGATTAAGTTTGAATATAAACTGTATCAGGTTTTCGCCTATGTAAGTTGGAAATATAAACTTAGAATGAATGGACTTGGCGCGGCAGATAGTTTTAGATAA
- a CDS encoding superoxide dismutase, with protein sequence MSFELPKLGYAYDALEPTIDAKTMEIHHSKHHQAYIDNLNKAIEGTDLSELSIEDICRNGVEKPAVRNNGGGHFNHSLFWEILTPGGSKEPVGSVKAAIENYGGFDKFKNDFSDAAKTRFGSGWAWLVKNEDGSVSVTSTPNQDNPLMPIADTKGTPVLGLDVWEHAYYLNYQNRRPDYVTAFFDVVNWDKVEELFNK encoded by the coding sequence ATGTCATTTGAATTACCAAAATTAGGATACGCTTACGACGCTTTAGAGCCAACAATTGATGCAAAAACTATGGAGATTCACCATTCAAAGCACCATCAAGCATATATTGACAATTTAAATAAAGCAATTGAGGGTACAGATCTTTCAGAATTATCTATTGAAGATATTTGCAGAAATGGTGTTGAAAAACCTGCTGTTAGAAATAACGGTGGTGGTCACTTCAACCATTCTTTATTCTGGGAAATTTTAACTCCAGGAGGAAGCAAAGAGCCTGTAGGAAGTGTGAAAGCTGCCATTGAAAACTATGGAGGTTTTGATAAATTCAAAAATGATTTTTCTGACGCCGCTAAAACAAGATTCGGTTCTGGATGGGCTTGGCTAGTAAAAAACGAAGACGGATCTGTATCTGTAACTTCTACCCCAAATCAGGATAATCCACTAATGCCGATAGCTGATACAAAAGGCACACCAGTTTTAGGACTTGATGTTTGGGAGCACGCTTATTATCTAAATTACCAAAACAGAAGACCAGATTATGTAACTGCATTTTTTGATGTGGTAAACTGGGATAAAGTTGAAGAGTTGTTTAATAAATAA
- the rho gene encoding transcription termination factor Rho, with the protein MFNIETLRSKSVTELAKILKDLGVKVARNSTDNDKIFAVLDFQASNPKVAKDYFNTTESNTETEEKPIAAEKVVKTTPKKPAPKKPAKPKVATETPKEAEPAKTEEVTEEKEVIAEAIVKEPAKGSVEERPANNASKQKRKRVAPTNTPEEQTQEKEEAHINTDSQVAASTPAQAQAREERPKRPQQQGQNPNQRVQNQPQQNSGNSQNRNQNNNQNPNSNQNANQNPNQNQNPNQNQNRNSDRQEETESRKEFNFDGMVSIEGVLEILPDNYGFLRSSDFSYISSPDDVYVSTAQIRNFGLKTGDTVRGIVRLPKEGEKYFSLLKPIEVNGRDLAFIKDRVAFEYLTPLFPEEKFNLSGDNSTMSTRIVDLFAPIGKGQRAMIVAQPKTGKTMLLKDIANSIAANHPEVYMMVLLIDERPEEVTDMERSVNAEVIASTFDEAADKHVKVANLVLAKAQRMVECGHDVVILLDSITRLARAYNTVTPASGKVLSGGVDANALHKPKRFFGAARKIENGGSLTIIATALIDTGSKMDEVIFEEFKGTGNMELQLDRKIANRRIYPAIDLVSSSTRRDDLLLDEVTSQRMWIFRKYLAEMNPIEAMEFVNKNIRGTLNNEEFLMSMNR; encoded by the coding sequence ATGTTTAACATAGAAACGTTAAGGTCAAAATCCGTAACGGAATTGGCTAAAATCCTAAAAGATTTGGGCGTTAAGGTTGCAAGAAACAGCACTGATAATGATAAAATCTTCGCCGTTCTTGATTTTCAGGCTTCTAACCCTAAAGTTGCAAAAGATTACTTCAATACTACAGAAAGCAACACCGAAACTGAAGAAAAACCTATCGCAGCTGAAAAAGTAGTGAAGACTACTCCTAAAAAACCAGCACCCAAAAAACCGGCAAAACCAAAAGTTGCCACAGAAACTCCTAAAGAAGCTGAACCTGCAAAAACAGAGGAAGTGACAGAAGAAAAAGAAGTTATTGCAGAGGCAATCGTAAAAGAACCTGCAAAAGGGTCTGTAGAAGAAAGGCCTGCAAACAATGCTTCAAAACAGAAAAGAAAAAGAGTAGCTCCTACCAATACTCCTGAAGAACAAACTCAGGAAAAAGAGGAAGCTCATATAAATACGGATTCTCAAGTAGCAGCATCGACTCCAGCGCAAGCGCAAGCGAGAGAAGAAAGACCTAAAAGACCGCAACAACAAGGTCAGAATCCTAATCAAAGAGTTCAGAATCAGCCACAACAAAACAGTGGGAATTCTCAAAACAGAAATCAGAATAATAACCAAAATCCGAATTCTAACCAAAACGCAAATCAAAATCCTAATCAAAACCAAAATCCTAATCAAAATCAGAACAGAAATTCTGACAGACAGGAAGAAACTGAATCCAGAAAAGAATTCAATTTCGATGGGATGGTTAGTATTGAAGGAGTTTTAGAGATTTTACCTGATAACTATGGATTTTTACGTTCATCAGATTTCAGTTATATATCTTCACCGGATGATGTGTATGTTTCAACAGCACAAATCAGGAATTTTGGTTTAAAAACAGGAGATACTGTAAGAGGTATTGTACGTTTGCCAAAAGAAGGTGAAAAATACTTTTCTTTATTAAAACCAATAGAAGTTAATGGGCGTGATCTTGCATTTATCAAAGATCGTGTCGCTTTTGAATATTTAACTCCGCTTTTCCCTGAGGAGAAATTTAATCTTTCGGGAGATAATTCTACAATGTCTACAAGAATCGTTGATTTGTTTGCTCCGATTGGCAAAGGACAAAGAGCGATGATTGTTGCCCAGCCGAAAACAGGTAAAACAATGTTGCTGAAAGATATTGCCAACTCTATCGCAGCGAATCACCCTGAAGTTTATATGATGGTTCTTTTGATCGACGAACGTCCTGAAGAAGTTACCGATATGGAAAGAAGTGTAAATGCAGAAGTTATTGCCTCTACATTTGATGAAGCTGCAGACAAACATGTAAAAGTAGCGAACCTCGTTCTTGCGAAAGCTCAGAGAATGGTGGAATGCGGTCACGATGTGGTTATTTTATTAGATTCAATTACAAGATTAGCAAGAGCTTATAATACCGTAACTCCGGCATCTGGAAAGGTTCTTTCCGGTGGTGTTGATGCGAACGCTTTGCATAAACCAAAAAGATTCTTTGGTGCGGCAAGAAAAATTGAAAACGGAGGATCTTTGACAATTATTGCAACGGCATTGATTGATACTGGATCTAAAATGGATGAAGTGATTTTTGAAGAATTCAAAGGTACCGGAAACATGGAGCTTCAGTTAGACAGAAAAATTGCCAACAGGAGAATTTATCCTGCTATTGATCTGGTTTCTTCAAGCACAAGAAGAGACGATTTGTTACTTGATGAGGTAACTTCTCAGCGAATGTGGATTTTCAGAAAATATCTTGCAGAAATGAATCCTATTGAAGCAATGGAATTTGTGAATAAAAACATCAGAGGAACTTTGAACAATGAAGAATTTTTAATGTCTATGAATAGATAA
- a CDS encoding DUF4293 domain-containing protein — translation MLQRIQTIWILLSVLAAAFLYITGQDVEVLGETPMISISSIVLVLVGAFSLFSFKNRKRQIMLNNISIIINALLIGMLVYWLQNLSGGIDFPEKGIEPVFPSIAVICLFIANIFIKRDERLVKSVDRLR, via the coding sequence ATGTTACAAAGAATACAAACTATTTGGATTTTGCTATCCGTTTTAGCGGCAGCATTCCTATACATTACAGGACAAGATGTAGAAGTTTTAGGGGAAACTCCGATGATCAGCATTTCATCAATTGTTTTGGTTTTGGTGGGTGCATTCAGTTTGTTTAGCTTTAAAAACAGAAAAAGACAAATCATGCTGAATAACATCAGCATCATTATAAACGCTTTGTTGATTGGTATGTTGGTGTATTGGCTACAAAACTTATCCGGAGGAATAGATTTTCCTGAGAAGGGTATTGAGCCGGTTTTCCCATCGATTGCGGTAATTTGTTTGTTTATAGCAAATATTTTTATCAAAAGAGATGAGAGGCTCGTAAAATCTGTAGACAGACTTCGATAA
- a CDS encoding M28 family peptidase, whose product MKKLSYLILSFFSATAFAQEVSTERIKTVISTLASDGMKGREIGTPENENAAKYIADLFKENNLEYCTGNSYLVPFNYKGQTAYNVCGIKKGKSEKTLGFSGHFDHIGVSKKEGDDTIYNGADDDASGITTLVGIADYFKNKKPEFSMLFMAFNGEEKGMLGSTAISEDKNLDKIYKNLSALFNFEMVATESEFGKNAVFITGDEFSDLDELFNQNAENGLKIHPDPYASEQLFYRSDNVSFVKKKIIAHSISTADMSKIKHYHQLNDDINVVDFDNLTQLINNFGKTLEKLNTKNFNPKYNDKVKFN is encoded by the coding sequence ATGAAAAAACTATCTTACCTTATTCTATCATTCTTCTCAGCAACCGCTTTTGCACAGGAAGTTTCTACGGAAAGAATAAAAACGGTCATATCAACACTCGCTTCAGATGGAATGAAAGGCAGAGAAATTGGTACTCCTGAAAATGAAAATGCTGCAAAATATATTGCCGATCTTTTTAAAGAAAACAATTTAGAATACTGCACCGGAAATTCTTACCTCGTTCCTTTCAACTACAAAGGACAAACGGCGTACAATGTTTGTGGAATAAAAAAGGGAAAATCTGAAAAAACTTTAGGTTTTTCGGGACACTTTGACCATATTGGAGTGAGCAAAAAAGAAGGTGATGATACCATTTACAATGGTGCAGATGACGATGCAAGCGGAATTACAACACTAGTAGGAATTGCAGATTATTTTAAAAATAAAAAACCTGAGTTTTCGATGCTGTTTATGGCGTTCAACGGTGAAGAGAAAGGGATGTTGGGATCTACAGCGATCTCTGAGGATAAAAATTTAGATAAAATCTATAAAAATCTATCTGCGCTTTTTAATTTTGAAATGGTAGCCACAGAATCTGAATTTGGGAAAAATGCAGTGTTCATCACAGGAGACGAATTTTCTGATCTTGATGAATTATTTAACCAAAATGCAGAAAACGGTCTGAAAATTCATCCGGATCCTTATGCATCAGAGCAGCTGTTCTACAGATCAGATAATGTAAGTTTTGTGAAGAAAAAAATAATTGCACATTCTATTTCTACCGCAGACATGAGTAAAATCAAACATTATCATCAACTGAATGACGACATCAATGTTGTTGATTTTGATAATCTTACCCAATTAATCAACAATTTCGGGAAGACTTTGGAAAAATTAAACACAAAAAACTTCAATCCGAAGTATAATGATAAAGTAAAATTCAATTAA
- a CDS encoding ABC transporter ATP-binding protein, producing the protein MNEYKKILKFAKPHQKYIYGSLFFNLMYSLFQIASLGTILPVLGMLFGTIKPEKYKSAPVYSGDIIDFFSYLKEYSNYYVQSLVTEYGSLKVLAWLCIITAFMFLLRNVFRYLGSYLLINYRVGVTKDLRGAMYRKILSLPVSFFTESRKGDMMSRMSNDVGDVEGSILGSLVDLINAPFMLISTLITLFFLSPEMTLFSLLVLPVMGTMIALIGKSLKKDSHEAQHEMGNIFSIVDETLKSTKVIKIFSAEKIMDNRFMQSMQRWINSSISLGRKKELASPMSEFLGSVTFLIIAWYGGKQIIVEQSISPADFLVFLGIFFQILPPMKSLSSSISNVQKGEASLKRVLEILDADIKIEEVAEPVSISNLDAHIHFKNIGFYYDKSNLILKNFNLTIPKGKTVALVGQSGSGKTTIANLLARFYDVSEGEILIDETNIKHLKLTEYRKLLGMVTQESVLFNDTVYNNILMGKPDATKEEVVAAAKIANADLFVTQLPNGYDTNIGDDGGKLSGGQKQRISIARAVLKNPPIMILDEATSALDTESEKFVQDALEKMMENRTSLVIAHRLSTIQKADWIVVMERGEIMEQGTHHELIAKKGVYNKLVELQNFD; encoded by the coding sequence ATGAACGAATATAAAAAAATTTTAAAATTCGCCAAACCACATCAGAAATACATCTACGGAAGTTTGTTTTTCAATCTGATGTATTCTTTGTTCCAGATTGCTTCATTGGGTACCATTTTACCTGTTTTAGGAATGCTTTTTGGCACCATAAAACCCGAAAAGTATAAGTCGGCTCCAGTTTATTCCGGAGATATTATAGATTTTTTTTCTTATTTAAAAGAATACTCTAATTATTATGTACAAAGCTTAGTAACGGAGTATGGTTCTCTAAAGGTGTTGGCTTGGTTATGCATTATAACCGCCTTCATGTTTTTACTGAGAAACGTTTTCAGATATTTAGGATCTTATTTGTTGATTAATTATCGTGTAGGAGTTACCAAAGACCTTCGTGGTGCGATGTACCGTAAAATTCTCTCGCTACCGGTCTCTTTTTTTACCGAAAGCAGAAAAGGCGATATGATGTCTCGTATGTCAAACGATGTTGGTGATGTAGAAGGCAGCATTTTGGGAAGTCTTGTAGATCTTATCAATGCTCCATTTATGCTGATCAGCACGTTGATCACATTGTTTTTCCTGAGTCCGGAAATGACGCTGTTCTCTCTTCTGGTACTTCCTGTGATGGGAACAATGATAGCTCTCATCGGGAAAAGCCTTAAAAAAGATTCTCACGAAGCACAGCACGAGATGGGAAATATCTTTTCTATTGTTGACGAAACGCTGAAATCTACTAAAGTGATCAAGATCTTCAGTGCGGAAAAGATAATGGACAACCGTTTTATGCAGTCTATGCAAAGATGGATCAACAGCTCGATAAGTTTGGGAAGAAAAAAAGAACTGGCATCGCCGATGAGCGAATTTTTAGGCTCTGTAACTTTTCTAATTATCGCATGGTATGGTGGAAAACAAATCATTGTAGAACAAAGCATCTCGCCTGCCGACTTTCTTGTTTTTCTTGGAATTTTCTTCCAGATTTTACCTCCGATGAAAAGTTTATCATCTTCTATATCAAATGTTCAAAAAGGTGAAGCTTCCTTAAAAAGAGTTTTGGAAATTTTAGATGCAGACATTAAGATTGAAGAAGTGGCAGAACCTGTTTCTATTTCAAATCTTGACGCGCATATTCATTTTAAAAACATAGGATTCTATTATGATAAGTCTAATTTAATTCTAAAAAACTTCAACCTTACCATTCCAAAAGGTAAAACAGTAGCTCTTGTCGGACAAAGCGGAAGTGGAAAAACGACGATTGCAAATCTTTTAGCAAGATTTTATGATGTTTCTGAAGGTGAAATTTTAATTGATGAAACTAACATTAAGCATTTAAAACTTACAGAATATCGAAAATTATTAGGAATGGTAACGCAGGAATCTGTTTTGTTCAACGACACGGTTTACAACAACATTTTGATGGGTAAGCCTGATGCGACAAAAGAAGAAGTAGTTGCTGCCGCTAAAATTGCCAATGCAGACTTATTTGTTACGCAGCTTCCGAACGGATATGACACCAATATTGGAGACGATGGCGGAAAGCTTTCCGGCGGACAAAAACAAAGAATTTCTATCGCAAGAGCAGTTCTGAAAAATCCTCCAATCATGATCTTGGATGAAGCAACCTCTGCACTAGATACAGAATCTGAGAAGTTTGTACAGGATGCCTTGGAAAAAATGATGGAAAACAGAACATCTTTAGTCATTGCACACCGACTTTCTACCATCCAAAAAGCCGACTGGATTGTTGTAATGGAACGAGGCGAAATTATGGAACAAGGAACCCACCACGAATTGATTGCCAAAAAAGGTGTTTACAACAAATTGGTAGAACTTCAGAATTTTGATTAA
- a CDS encoding DUF1801 domain-containing protein, translating to MNPIQEYFFRIDEPERSTLLFLRKIILESDPQNITETLSFGLPFFKFKKKMLCYLYYSKKYQKHYLSFYHGDSLDDPKLISDGRKKFKILLINMEEDLPVELILKLIDQVKIHIKV from the coding sequence ATGAATCCCATACAAGAGTATTTCTTCAGAATAGACGAGCCTGAAAGAAGTACTCTTTTGTTTTTACGAAAAATAATACTCGAATCTGATCCCCAAAACATCACCGAAACTTTAAGCTTCGGGCTTCCTTTTTTTAAGTTTAAAAAGAAAATGTTGTGCTATCTGTATTACAGTAAAAAGTATCAGAAGCACTACCTCAGCTTTTATCATGGCGACAGCTTGGATGATCCCAAACTCATATCAGACGGCAGAAAGAAGTTCAAAATTCTTTTGATTAATATGGAAGAAGATTTGCCTGTAGAGCTTATTTTGAAATTGATTGATCAGGTTAAAATACATATTAAAGTTTGA
- a CDS encoding phosphatidylserine decarboxylase family protein, translating to MKLHKESKGTIVVASVLFAIIAAVSIYFLEMYSLLIIIPLLIVYGLVFWFFRVPNRDILDHTENVIAPVDGKVVMIKEVEETEFLKEKAIQVSIFMSPLNVHICRFPVSGNVIYKKYHPGKYLVAWHEKSSTENERTTVAVESLTNHKVVFRQIAGYVARRIVFYCKEGDTAKAGHEFGFIKFGSRMDIFLPLDTEIICKIGDKTKGGIDVIARMKD from the coding sequence ATGAAATTACATAAAGAATCGAAAGGTACCATCGTAGTTGCCAGTGTGCTGTTTGCGATCATCGCTGCAGTATCTATCTATTTCCTGGAAATGTATTCATTGCTGATCATTATTCCGTTGTTGATTGTGTATGGTCTTGTTTTTTGGTTTTTCAGAGTACCGAATCGTGATATTTTGGATCATACAGAAAATGTGATTGCTCCAGTAGACGGTAAAGTTGTGATGATCAAAGAAGTAGAAGAAACCGAATTTTTAAAAGAGAAAGCCATTCAGGTTTCTATTTTTATGTCTCCTTTGAATGTGCATATCTGCAGATTTCCGGTTTCCGGAAATGTAATTTATAAAAAATATCATCCCGGAAAATATTTGGTAGCCTGGCACGAAAAATCATCTACTGAAAACGAAAGAACGACTGTGGCTGTAGAAAGTTTAACCAATCATAAAGTGGTTTTCAGACAGATTGCTGGTTACGTTGCGAGAAGAATTGTATTTTACTGTAAAGAAGGCGATACCGCAAAAGCAGGTCATGAGTTTGGTTTCATCAAATTCGGATCGAGAATGGATATTTTCTTGCCTCTGGATACCGAGATTATCTGTAAAATAGGAGATAAAACCAAAGGCGGAATCGATGTGATCGCCAGAATGAAAGATTAA
- a CDS encoding phosphatidate cytidylyltransferase, producing MDKNLIQRTISGIVYIAVIILCTTPYGAQLLDTISPGLVKQQYLYYGLITFLLLVGTWECIKIMKFGDGYEKWIVLPVVLLIFYMFSKRFFHHDFYFNFRLSEILALSLVLIAVITLFKFTDELYFDSGKLIFTVIYVALPFCFALGLPKFSSFEDTFSLEVIFLFILIWSSDTFAYIVGKTMGKHKMAPKISPKKTWEGYAGGVVLTLVLSYFVEMYQPQLRGNWMVVGFLIAAFAPLGDLVESQLKRTFAVKDSGNIIPGHGGVLDRLDSFLICVPVVYLYFILEKFI from the coding sequence TTGGACAAAAATCTTATTCAGAGAACTATTTCGGGTATTGTTTACATTGCAGTCATTATTCTCTGCACGACGCCTTACGGAGCACAACTTCTGGATACTATATCTCCAGGTCTTGTAAAGCAACAGTATCTGTACTATGGTCTCATCACTTTTCTTTTGCTGGTGGGAACTTGGGAGTGCATCAAAATCATGAAGTTTGGAGATGGCTATGAAAAATGGATTGTCTTACCGGTCGTACTTCTTATTTTTTATATGTTCTCTAAAAGGTTTTTCCATCACGATTTTTATTTTAATTTCAGATTGTCAGAAATTTTGGCATTATCGCTGGTTTTGATTGCTGTGATTACTTTATTTAAATTTACAGACGAGCTCTACTTCGATAGCGGAAAGCTTATTTTTACGGTGATATACGTCGCCTTACCTTTTTGTTTTGCTTTAGGATTGCCCAAATTTTCTTCATTTGAGGATACTTTTTCACTGGAAGTCATTTTCCTTTTTATCTTAATCTGGAGCAGCGATACATTTGCCTACATTGTCGGAAAAACGATGGGAAAACATAAAATGGCTCCTAAAATTTCTCCAAAGAAAACCTGGGAAGGATATGCTGGTGGAGTAGTTCTTACCTTAGTTCTCTCTTATTTTGTTGAAATGTATCAACCACAACTTCGTGGAAACTGGATGGTTGTTGGGTTTCTGATTGCAGCATTTGCGCCTTTAGGAGATCTGGTAGAGAGTCAGCTGAAAAGAACTTTTGCAGTAAAAGACAGCGGAAACATCATTCCGGGACATGGCGGAGTTTTAGATAGACTTGATAGTTTTTTAATTTGTGTTCCTGTCGTATATTTGTACTTTATTTTAGAAAAATTTATTTAA
- a CDS encoding LUD domain-containing protein: MSLFKRIVSKLTNQPEEHDKQSLEKLGDSLKNADLDYKFAQLFTHSGGFFNYCADEAEALQTLNQILKIEGVNSVFCCDKDLQNFLNVVKISHTPQLDASNDAAFITCEYLIAYDGRIMLSHNNILHYHSSRLPSKIVVMANVSQIVNNLNDAMGKIKRSGNIKNLTSISGNHSKLDTATNNNTKLFLLLLED, from the coding sequence TTGAGTTTATTTAAGAGAATTGTAAGCAAACTAACTAATCAGCCTGAGGAACATGACAAGCAAAGTCTGGAAAAGCTAGGAGATTCGCTGAAAAACGCAGATCTTGATTATAAGTTTGCCCAATTGTTTACCCACTCCGGAGGTTTTTTTAATTATTGTGCTGATGAAGCTGAAGCTTTGCAGACTTTAAACCAAATCTTAAAGATTGAGGGTGTAAATTCTGTGTTTTGCTGTGACAAAGATTTGCAAAACTTTTTGAATGTTGTAAAAATTTCTCATACACCACAACTCGACGCATCCAATGATGCTGCATTTATTACCTGCGAATATCTGATTGCTTATGATGGAAGGATAATGCTTTCACACAACAATATTCTGCATTATCATTCTTCCAGGCTGCCTTCAAAAATTGTTGTCATGGCAAATGTTTCTCAAATCGTTAATAATCTGAACGACGCAATGGGAAAAATAAAACGTAGCGGAAATATTAAAAATCTTACCTCTATCAGCGGAAATCATTCTAAACTAGATACCGCCACAAATAATAATACCAAGCTGTTTCTACTTTTGTTAGAAGATTAG